In a genomic window of Rhopalosiphum maidis isolate BTI-1 chromosome 4, ASM367621v3, whole genome shotgun sequence:
- the LOC113560540 gene encoding uncharacterized protein LOC113560540 has translation MITFGQHFAISMATQQHKTKNQQEQQQDHQHQQDTSPGGVNILLGGVMMSSMILFILWMCYCCRWKDNKFDTTTCDEQPQPFWIDVNSNTYYEALQWSLQQECCEIPETYYSPEIMQETPPRYETVITPPPGYEDVMRENYKKKKSLLDVTENNKMHTI, from the exons ATGATTACTTTTGGACAGCATTTTGCCATATCGATGGCTACTCAACAgcacaaaactaaaaatcaacAGGAACAACAACAAGATCATCAACATCAACAAGATACATCACCAGGCGGAGTTAATATTCTATTGGGagg ggtTATGATGAGTagcatgatattatttattttatggatgTGTTATTGTTGTCGATGGAAAGACAATAAGTTTGATACAACAACATGTGATGAACAACCACAACCTTTTTGGATTGATGTAAATTCAAACACTTACTATGAAGCACTACAATGGTCTTTACAACAA gagtGCTGTGAAATACcagaaacatattattcacCGGAGATAATGCAGGAAACACCACCAAGATATGAAACAGTTATCACACCACCACCTGGATATGAGGATGTTATGAgagaaaattacaaaaagaaaaagtcTTTACTGGATGTcacagaaaataataagatgCATACCATTTGA
- the LOC113560539 gene encoding phosphatidylinositol glycan anchor biosynthesis class U protein produces MEKLLLFVYSIGILIRIYLSFSDFSTSIADRVEVSTPLNSWKRVIEGVSLYNKDINPYDGDLFHETPLALVFFSHLTSTFSDFYVSLVFIACDLITAFVLYYTSKIYTESLLKQQTKTKHVYNKEFNKLLIPDDFSVINPFYVCSVYMLNPYTVFSCIARTTTVFNNLFLAICLYSMVKRHRLLGCLSLVLASLPTFYTFGLIAPLMISCAPTDSKKKTGSFIITFLICGTISCLLLYLCYTIMNEWTFLDSVYGFILNVRDLKPNIGLFWYFFTEMFEHFRALFVCAFQLNASVLYVIPLSIRLRRDPLLLATSLLTLTAVFKSYPSIGDVGFYLSLLPIHRHLFYFMQQAFIVSCFFVGCTVFAPTVWHLWIYSRSANANFYFGVTLAFATTQIFLITDLLFAYIKREFALKHGMKRMINGKEARLMLD; encoded by the exons AtggaaaaattactattatttgtgtattcgATTGGAATCCTTATTAGGATCTATTTGAGCTTCAGCGATTTCAGTACTTCCATTGCAGATCGTGTTGAAGTGTCAACACCGTTGAACTCTTGGAAAAGag ttatagaaGGTGTATCCTTGTACAATAAGGATATCAATCCATACGATGGGGATTTATTTCACGAGACTCCACTGGCTCTTGTTTTCTTCAGTCACTTGACATCAACTTTTtcagatttttatgtatcattaGTATTTATTGCGTGTGATCTCATTACTGcttttgtgttatattatacatctaaaATTTATACTGAAAGTTTG CTTAAACagcaaacaaaaacaaaacatgtcTATAATAAAGAATTCAACAAATTATTGATACCAGATGACTTTTCAGTCATAAATCCGTTTTATGTATGTTCAGTTTACATGCTTAACCCTTATACGGTATTTAGTTGTATTGCAAGAACAACAACAGTGTTTAACAATCTATTTTTagcaatatgtttatattctaTGGTAAAAC GGCATAGACTATTAGGATGTCTGAGCTTAGTATTAGCATCTTTACCAACGTTTTACACATTTGGTCTAATAGCTCCATTAATGATAAGTTGTGCACCGACTGACTCAAAGAAAAAGACTGGTTCAttcataattacatttttaatttgtggtaCTATTAGCTGTTTGCTACTGTACTTATGCTATACTATTATGAACGAATGGACGTTCCTAGACTCTGTTTATggttttat attaaATGTTCGTgatttaaaaccaaatattgGTTTGTTTTGGTATTTCTTTACTGAAATGTTTGAACATTTCCGTGCACTATTTGTCTGCGCTTTTCAATTGAATGCATCTGTCTTATATGTTATTCCATTAAGTATACGTCTCCGCCGTGACCCTTTGTTGTTAGCTACCAGTTTGTTAACATTAACAGCGGTTTTTAAGTCATATCCAAGCATAGGAGATGTTGGCTTTTATCTTAGTCTCCTTCCAATCCATAGACATCTATTCTATT ttatgcaACAAGCGTTTATTGTATCGTGTTTCTTTGTGGGTTGCACTGTTTTTGCCCCAACCGTGTGGCATTTATGGATTTATTCACGTTCAGCAAATGCAAATTTCTATTTTGGAGTTACTCTTGCTTTTGCTACAACTCag ataTTTCTGATCACTGATTTATTGTTTGCATATATAAAGCGAGAGTTTGCTCTGAAACATGGTATGAAACGTATGATCAACGGAAAAGAAGCACGTTTAATgcttgattaa
- the LOC113552867 gene encoding chitinase-like protein EN03 — MLGVKLFGAVALYGLLAIVDVSQAFRTVCYYDGRALWRKDVVKVGAEELKPALSYCTHLVYGYAGIDDDKFKAKSLDPKLDLPESKDVKGGKGNFKSITALKKIYPSLTILLSVGGNADIEDPDKYLTALETPKSRTKFASTISEMAKENGFDGVDLAWQFPVVTEKKEKHTWGSFIHKVAKTVGITSKDSKEAEHKEQFTALVREVKGVLNANNCPYLSVSILPHVNSSVYFDFPGLQKYVDHFTLMTYDFRTPDRVPKLADHASPFKFVYADRLAWQNIESQVNKAIALKADRTKLVLGISTYGRTWKMDKDSGKSGAPPVNADGPGEEGTYTKTEGLLAYYEICPHLVESTAATTSLTLYRRVPDSSKNLGTYAFRLPKDDVKGIWISFEEPETAKQKATYVKQNNLGGIALMDLSLDDARGLCDANKYPILKAVKNIL; from the exons ATGTTAGGAGTAAAGTTGTTCGGTGCGGTCGCACTATATGGCCTTCTGGCTATTGTCGACGTTTCGCAAGCATTTAGAACAGTATGTTATTATGACGGCAGAGCTCTTTGGAGAAAAG atGTCGTTAAAGTAGGTGCCGAGGAGTTAAAACCCGCCCTAAGTTATTGTACGCATTTAGTGTACGGTTACGCTGGTATTGACGATGATAAGTTTAAAGCGAAATCGTTGGATCCAAAGTTGGACCTACCCGAGAGCAAAGATGTTAAGGGCGGAAAGGGAAACTTTAAATCTATAACAGCTCTAAAGAAGATTTATCCCAGTCTTACCATACTGTTGTCAGTTGGTGGCAATGCTGATATCGAAGATCCTGATAAATATCTCACTGCT TTGGAGACACCGAAATCAAGAACAAAGTTCGCGTCCACCATCTCGGAGATGGCCAAGGAGAATGGTTTCGATGGTGTAGATTTGGCTTGGCAATTCCCAGTGGTCACCGAGAAAAAGGAAAAACACACTTGGG gaTCTTTTATCCACAAAGTGGCTAAAACGGTGGGTATCACTAGCAAGGACTCTAAGGAAGCCGAACACAAGGAACAATTCACTGCACTGGTCCGCGAAGTCAAAGGAGTATTGAATGCCAATAATTGCCCTTATCTTTCAGTCAGCATTCTTCCACACGTAAACTCTAgtg TATATTTCGATTTCCCGGGACTGCAAAAATATGTGGACCACTTCACGCTGATGACTTATGACTTCCGGACTCCGGACCGAGTGCCCAAATTGGCCGATCACGCATCGCCCTTCAAGTTCGTGTATGCCGACCGTCTAGCTTGGCAGAACATTGAGTCGCAGGTCAATAAAGCTATTGCCTTGAAAGCTGACCGCACAAAGCTGGTATTGGGTATCTCCACATACGGTCGAACCTGGAAGATGGACAAGGACAGTGGTAAGTCCGGAGCACCACCTGTCAACGCCGACGGTCCCGGCGAAGAAGGCACGTATACCAAGACCGAAGGTCTATTAGCCTACTACGAGATTTGCCCTCACTTGGTCGAGAGTACTGCAGCCACCACCTCACTTACACTTTACAG acGTGTACCGGACTCGAGCAAAAATCTCGGAACTTATGCTTTCCGTTTGCCCAAAGACGACGTAAAGGGCATTTGGATTAGTTTCGAGGAACCGGAAACGGCCAAACAAAAAGCCACGTATGTTAAGCAAAATAATTTGGGAGGTATAGCGTTAATGGATCTGTCCTTGGACGACGCCAGAGGTTTGTGCGACGCGAATAAGTACCCAATTTTAAAAGCAGTTAAGAACATATTGTAG